From Acidovorax sp. 1608163:
TCTCCAAGGCAGCTGCTGCACGCGCACTGGAGTCGACGATTGAAGCTGTCAAGAAGACCCTGAAGAAGGGCGGCACCGTGTCTTTGGTGGGTTTTGGTACATTCGCTGTCGGCAAGCGCGCTGCACGTACAGGTCGTAATCCCCGTACCGGCGATGCGATTAAAATCAAAGCTGCTAAAGTTCCAAAGTTCCGTCCAGGTAAAGCATTGAAAGATGCTGTGAACTGAAAATTGTTTTAGGCTGGGTCCTTAGCTCAGTTGGTAGAGCGGCTCCTTTACACGGAGTAGGTCGGCGGTTCGAGACCGTCAGGACCCACCACCATCAAACAAAGGCGAACGAAAGTTCGCCTTTTCTTTTTGTCACTGAAAGATCGACCATGTTTGAAGCCATCCGCAAGCACTCCAAGATCGTGATGTTCTTGTTGTTCTTGCTGGTCATTCCTTCGTTTGTTCTTGTGGGTATCGACAGCAACTACTTCTCTGAAAAGAGCCCAGTGGTTGCGCGTGTTGATGGGCACAAAATCACCCAAGCTGATTGGGACAATGCCCACAGGACGGAGACAGATCGCATCCGCGCGCAGTCCCCCAATGTGGATCCCAAGCAACTGGATACGCCCCAGGCCCGGTATGCAACGCTGGAGCGCTTGGTGCGTGATCGTGTGTTTGCTGCTGCTGCGCAAAGCGCCCATCTCGTAACAGGTGATGCCCGCCTTGCCCGTGCGCTGCAAGACATTCCTGCCATTGCAGGGTTGAAGCGACCAGATGGCTCGCTGGACACCGAGGCCTATCGTGCGCTGGTGGGCGCCCAGGGGCTGACGCCTGAAGGGTTTGAGTCGAATGTTCGCCGAGAGCTGTCTGTGAGCCAGGTGATGGGTGGCGTGATGGGCTCGGCCTTTGCCACAGATTCGGCCACGCGCCTGGCTTTTGACTCCTTGTATCAACGCCGTGAGATACAGGTGGCCCGCTTCAATGCCACGGACTATGCCAAACAGGTCAATCCCAGCGACGCCGATGTAGAGGCTTTCTACCAAGCCAACAGTGCACGCTTTCAGCAGCAAGAGCAGGCTGCAGTCGAATACGTGGTGCTGGATTTGGACAGCGTGCGTGGCAGCATTCGCGTCAATGAGGATGATCTGCGCACTTACTACAAAGAGAATCTGACCCGTCTGGCGGCAAAAGAAGAGCGCCGTGCCAGCCATATCCTGATCAGCGCAAGCAAGGATGCTCCTGCTGCGGAGCGCGAGAAGGCCAAGGCCCGTGCCGAAGAGTTGCTGGCGCAAGTTCGCAAGGCGCCAGGCTCGTTTGCTGAAGTGGCCAAGAAGTCCTCGCAGGACACCGGTTCTGCAATCGTTGGCGGTGATCTGAATTTCTTTGGCCGCGGCGCCATGGTCAAGCCTTTCGAGGAAGCCGCTTTCTCCATGAAGAAAGGCGATATCAGTGATGTGGTGGAGTCGGATTTCGGCTATCACATCATTTTGCTGACGGACATCAAAACCCCTCGCCAGCCGTCTTTTGAGGAACTGCGTCCTTCGCTGGAAGCTGAACTCAAGCAGCAACAAGCTCAGCGCAAATTTGCCGAGGTGGCAGAGTTGTTCACGAACGGTGTGTATGAGCAGCCAGACAGCCTCAAGCCTGTGGCGGACAGTTTGAAACTCAAGATTCAAACGGCAGATGGAGTCACCCGGGTTCCCGCGGCTGGTGTGACCGGCCCCCTGGCCAATGCCAAGTTTTTGGAAGCCTTGTTTTCCAGTGATTCCATCGAAGGAAAGCGCAACACCAGCGCTGTCGAAGTGGGTCCTAGTCAACTGGTGGCGGGGCGAGTTTCTACCTATGCGCCTGCCCGTACGCTTCCTTTGACTGAGGTCCGCGACCGTGCCCGCAGC
This genomic window contains:
- a CDS encoding HU family DNA-binding protein, which gives rise to MNKTELIEHIANNADISKAAAARALESTIEAVKKTLKKGGTVSLVGFGTFAVGKRAARTGRNPRTGDAIKIKAAKVPKFRPGKALKDAVN
- a CDS encoding SurA N-terminal domain-containing protein, producing the protein MFEAIRKHSKIVMFLLFLLVIPSFVLVGIDSNYFSEKSPVVARVDGHKITQADWDNAHRTETDRIRAQSPNVDPKQLDTPQARYATLERLVRDRVFAAAAQSAHLVTGDARLARALQDIPAIAGLKRPDGSLDTEAYRALVGAQGLTPEGFESNVRRELSVSQVMGGVMGSAFATDSATRLAFDSLYQRREIQVARFNATDYAKQVNPSDADVEAFYQANSARFQQQEQAAVEYVVLDLDSVRGSIRVNEDDLRTYYKENLTRLAAKEERRASHILISASKDAPAAEREKAKARAEELLAQVRKAPGSFAEVAKKSSQDTGSAIVGGDLNFFGRGAMVKPFEEAAFSMKKGDISDVVESDFGYHIILLTDIKTPRQPSFEELRPSLEAELKQQQAQRKFAEVAELFTNGVYEQPDSLKPVADSLKLKIQTADGVTRVPAAGVTGPLANAKFLEALFSSDSIEGKRNTSAVEVGPSQLVAGRVSTYAPARTLPLTEVRDRARSLHVQEKSLELARKDAEAKKAAWTANAAAATGLSAAVTVSRDQTQGQPRQVLDAALRVSPDGLPAWVVADLGAQGAALVKVSRILPRETADAQQTAQQRQQLQQWWTTAEGFAYYEMLKERFKVQIKPTRPQSSAI